One Azospirillum sp. B510 genomic window carries:
- the istA gene encoding IS21-like element ISAzs2 family transposase — MPRARSDMRRIREVLRLRDEFGASQRQIADACRLPRSTVRDYLERLRASGLQYADVLGWTDVELEERLFPPPVTSARPVPDWRHISRELGRRGVTLRLLWEEYLEVHPGGYRYTQFVQHFRAWQGAHAEPRLRREHRPGAAIEVDYAGMTLTVGLGAEARQAQVFVACLPYSGYVYAEATWTQQAEEWLASHARLFEHLGGVPGKLVPDNLKVGVSHASFYDPAINPAYHDLARHYRTAVLPARVRRPRDKPSAENGVQQVERRVLAPLRDTPFATLDAANAALRDKLATLNAAPLSRRPQDTRAGLFAAEEQPTLRPLPPDRFVPGTWARHKVPPDYHLALDGGVYSVPHTLIGKTVDVHSTAGVISVFLRGKRMACHVRRQDGATVTLDAHRPANHRAVARFTPDAIQTELAAIGPAAALLFERILAGADHPEQAVRAGIGLIRLAATHGTSRLEQACQAALEANVGSYRYVQRWLTAPPATTADAAGAGEHTNLRGPSYYH; from the coding sequence ATGCCCCGAGCGAGGTCGGACATGCGGCGGATCAGAGAAGTCCTTCGTCTGCGGGATGAGTTTGGCGCCAGCCAACGGCAGATTGCCGATGCCTGCCGGCTGCCGCGCAGCACCGTGCGCGATTACCTGGAGCGGCTACGGGCCTCCGGGCTGCAGTACGCGGATGTGCTGGGCTGGACGGACGTCGAGCTGGAGGAGCGGCTGTTCCCGCCTCCGGTCACGTCGGCGCGCCCGGTGCCCGACTGGCGGCACATCAGCCGGGAACTCGGCCGCCGTGGCGTAACGCTGCGGCTGCTGTGGGAGGAATACCTGGAGGTCCATCCCGGCGGCTATCGCTACACCCAATTCGTCCAGCATTTCCGGGCATGGCAGGGTGCTCATGCCGAGCCGCGTCTGCGCCGGGAACATCGGCCGGGGGCGGCGATCGAGGTTGATTACGCTGGGATGACGCTGACCGTCGGGCTCGGCGCTGAGGCGCGGCAGGCCCAGGTGTTTGTCGCCTGCCTGCCGTATTCGGGCTACGTCTATGCCGAGGCGACCTGGACCCAGCAGGCGGAGGAGTGGCTGGCCTCCCACGCCCGGCTGTTCGAACATCTGGGCGGCGTGCCGGGCAAGCTGGTGCCGGATAACCTCAAGGTCGGCGTCAGCCACGCCTCCTTCTACGATCCGGCGATCAACCCGGCTTATCACGATCTCGCCCGGCACTACCGCACCGCCGTCCTGCCGGCCCGGGTGCGGCGCCCGCGCGACAAGCCCAGCGCCGAGAACGGCGTGCAGCAGGTCGAGCGGCGGGTGCTGGCCCCGCTGCGCGATACGCCCTTCGCCACGCTGGACGCCGCCAACGCGGCCTTGCGCGACAAGCTGGCCACCCTCAATGCCGCTCCCTTGAGCCGCCGGCCGCAGGACACGCGCGCCGGCCTGTTCGCCGCCGAGGAGCAGCCGACCCTGCGCCCCTTGCCGCCGGACCGCTTCGTGCCGGGCACCTGGGCGCGCCACAAGGTCCCGCCCGACTATCATCTCGCTCTCGACGGCGGCGTCTACTCGGTGCCCCACACGCTGATCGGCAAGACGGTCGACGTGCACAGCACCGCCGGCGTGATCAGCGTCTTCCTGCGCGGCAAGCGGATGGCCTGCCATGTCCGCCGGCAGGACGGCGCCACCGTGACGCTGGACGCCCATCGCCCCGCCAACCACCGGGCCGTCGCCCGCTTCACCCCCGATGCCATCCAGACCGAACTGGCCGCCATCGGCCCGGCCGCCGCGCTGCTGTTCGAACGCATCCTGGCCGGCGCCGATCACCCCGAACAGGCGGTGCGGGCCGGGATCGGCCTGATCCGCTTGGCGGCCACCCACGGCACCAGCCGGCTGGAGCAAGCCTGCCAGGCGGCGCTGGAGGCCAACGTCGGATCCTACCGCTACGTCCAGCGCTGGTTGACCGCTCCCCCGGCCACAACGGCGGACGCGGCCGGTGCCGGCGAGCACACCAATCTGCGCGGCCCTTCCTACTATCACTGA
- the istB gene encoding IS21-like element ISAzs2 family helper ATPase IstB, with protein sequence MMKHVNHERLRQLRLYGMAKGLEALERLPDRGQLAFDEQLGTLIEREAAERANTALASRLKRARLRQTACLEDLDLRTPRGLDRGVVRELATGRWVKENRPVLITGPTGIGKTWLACALGNQAAREGHSVLYTRLTRLLDDLATARLDGSLARLLRRIARLDLLILDDWAMTELTAPQRLDLMEVIDDRHDRAATMLATQVPVANWHRLIGDATYADAILDRLVHRAYRIDLHGDSMRRTKADAASETPDT encoded by the coding sequence ATGATGAAGCACGTCAACCACGAGCGGCTGCGCCAGTTGCGGCTGTACGGCATGGCCAAGGGGTTGGAGGCGCTGGAACGCCTGCCCGATCGCGGCCAACTGGCCTTCGACGAGCAGTTGGGCACGCTGATCGAGCGGGAAGCGGCAGAGCGCGCCAACACCGCACTCGCCAGCCGACTGAAACGTGCCCGGCTGCGCCAGACGGCCTGCCTGGAGGACCTCGACCTGCGCACCCCGCGTGGGCTCGATCGCGGTGTTGTGCGCGAGCTGGCCACCGGGCGCTGGGTGAAGGAGAACCGGCCGGTTCTGATCACCGGCCCGACCGGGATCGGCAAGACCTGGCTGGCCTGTGCACTCGGCAACCAGGCGGCGCGGGAAGGCCACAGCGTACTCTACACCCGGCTGACCCGCCTGCTGGACGATCTGGCCACCGCCCGCCTGGACGGTTCGCTCGCCCGGCTGCTGCGACGGATCGCCCGGCTCGACCTGCTGATCCTGGATGACTGGGCGATGACCGAGCTGACCGCGCCTCAGCGCCTGGACCTGATGGAGGTGATCGATGACCGCCACGACCGGGCCGCAACCATGCTGGCCACCCAAGTTCCCGTGGCCAACTGGCATCGGCTCATCGGCGATGCCACCTACGCCGACGCCATCCTCGACCGCCTCGTGCATCGGGCCTACCGCATCGACCTGCATGGCGACTCCATGCGCCGCACCAAGGCCGATGCCGCCAGCGAAACCCCCGACACCTAA